From the Priestia koreensis genome, one window contains:
- a CDS encoding SecY-interacting protein Syd gives MKETMREYFAQFTNEWMKFNHSLPRIVWNEDVDSFIYYGEEDKDGYISWEPIEKKEASTFKEIETQYHVQLHDSVKQYFNSYWFLELMGWTNSYNIHLHPVAPGIEPNYFISLVKDHVELKGGILQYVPIGYESDGMLIVLNNNTGEIFVEDFELHEYTQIANSLEILISQLKFRDE, from the coding sequence ATGAAAGAGACAATGAGAGAGTATTTTGCACAATTTACAAATGAATGGATGAAATTTAATCATTCATTGCCACGAATCGTATGGAATGAAGATGTGGATAGCTTCATCTATTACGGTGAAGAGGATAAAGATGGATATATTTCTTGGGAACCAATAGAAAAAAAAGAAGCATCTACCTTTAAAGAAATTGAGACTCAATATCACGTTCAGCTACATGATTCGGTCAAGCAATATTTTAATTCATATTGGTTTTTAGAATTGATGGGATGGACTAACTCTTATAATATTCATTTACATCCTGTAGCTCCAGGAATTGAACCAAATTATTTTATTTCACTTGTGAAAGACCATGTAGAATTAAAAGGGGGTATTCTTCAATATGTCCCAATCGGCTATGAATCAGATGGAATGTTAATAGTGCTAAATAATAACACGGGTGAAATTTTTGTTGAAGATTTTGAATTACATGAGTACACACAAATAGCAAATAGTTTAGAGATCCTCATTTCTCAGTTGAAGTTTAGGGATGAATGA
- a CDS encoding immunity protein Imm33 domain-containing protein encodes MKNFKKRIMDKTILVNAERELESQIELLFALLEHIGPHKFIHGFSIQVGWTVYYLHEREPGIFILTAPDYTKNPFEDITEDLTLSLWVQLEQTHFLKGINVDGLSIKFSDKIILSKGVLDLEKIYLQRIGDVEKGDSGWYIGSVEDTDATSLYALHAYELLKIRPAILQVLALPNEFIVVFEGSEIKAVLNENDIDVFISSS; translated from the coding sequence ATGAAGAATTTTAAAAAGCGCATTATGGACAAGACCATCCTTGTAAACGCGGAAAGAGAATTAGAATCTCAAATAGAACTATTATTTGCTTTATTAGAACACATAGGTCCTCATAAATTCATTCACGGATTCTCCATACAGGTTGGTTGGACCGTCTACTACTTACACGAAAGAGAACCGGGAATTTTTATATTAACTGCTCCTGATTACACTAAAAATCCATTTGAAGACATAACCGAAGATTTAACGTTATCATTATGGGTACAACTTGAGCAAACTCATTTTTTGAAAGGAATAAATGTTGATGGTTTGTCAATAAAATTCAGCGATAAGATCATCCTTTCTAAAGGTGTACTAGATCTCGAGAAAATATATTTGCAAAGAATTGGAGATGTGGAAAAAGGCGATTCTGGTTGGTATATAGGTTCTGTAGAAGATACTGATGCTACAAGTTTATATGCCTTACATGCTTATGAATTATTAAAAATTAGACCGGCAATCCTTCAAGTTCTTGCTCTGCCAAATGAATTTATCGTTGTATTTGAAGGTAGTGAAATAAAAGCAGTATTAAATGAAAATGATATCGATGTTTTTATTAGTTCCTCATAA
- a CDS encoding Imm6 family immunity protein encodes MLHTFETLELNKQAAFLLGLSETVVDLLMSSSVYNHINDAMKVCWEWVENKQHSGDDIYELLDDGTEFTGLFMEMQDEKEPLKNLVWGCVVDAISFTSWKAYQFDHVEYLPAPIENIDESILPQFLSSFYGIKKRNKIVVKEFTYYLKNSNNSLRRDDIMNFLEGIN; translated from the coding sequence ATGTTGCATACGTTTGAAACATTAGAATTAAATAAACAAGCTGCATTTCTTCTGGGGTTGAGTGAAACAGTTGTCGATTTATTAATGTCTTCTTCAGTGTATAACCATATAAACGACGCTATGAAAGTTTGCTGGGAGTGGGTGGAAAACAAGCAGCATTCCGGCGATGACATTTATGAGCTATTGGATGATGGAACGGAGTTTACAGGGCTATTTATGGAAATGCAAGATGAGAAAGAACCATTGAAGAACTTAGTTTGGGGTTGTGTTGTAGATGCAATATCTTTTACTAGCTGGAAAGCTTATCAGTTTGATCATGTAGAATATTTGCCTGCACCGATAGAAAATATAGACGAAAGTATATTGCCCCAATTTCTAAGCAGCTTTTATGGCATAAAGAAAAGAAATAAAATCGTGGTGAAAGAGTTCACCTATTATTTGAAGAATAGTAACAACTCACTAAGAAGAGATGATATTATGAATTTTTTAGAAGGAATAAATTGA
- a CDS encoding DUF3986 family protein: MLYDDNYHLHLGYYENDFDLEAVAFKRQSQNIWDIFFDFEQYDLKKPSQGNELKGFGTKIFSIEIEELDDHCGGKKFEQWLLNCGIV, translated from the coding sequence GTGTTATATGATGATAACTATCATTTGCATTTAGGTTATTATGAAAATGACTTTGATTTAGAAGCTGTCGCTTTTAAAAGACAATCACAAAACATTTGGGACATCTTCTTTGATTTTGAGCAATATGATTTGAAAAAACCTTCCCAAGGGAACGAATTAAAAGGATTTGGCACAAAAATCTTTTCTATTGAAATTGAGGAACTTGATGATCATTGCGGTGGGAAGAAATTTGAACAGTGGTTATTAAATTGCGGAATCGTATAG
- a CDS encoding DUF6985 domain-containing protein, whose amino-acid sequence MKMNDAVFGELEFNGYDWIGYKNMDFFGTEVRVAVIVSGEDEEQFEAGQYGAYNFLIEKWDQLQQSILKAILDYYKQERYELGYDVEPNETYPLIETATQLLKQITLVGIFVPDNDLINFFDIGLTFDCTWDMENGLGICLKKGEVTQVGYQDVVL is encoded by the coding sequence ATGAAAATGAATGATGCGGTTTTTGGAGAACTTGAGTTTAATGGTTACGACTGGATTGGATATAAAAATATGGATTTTTTTGGAACTGAAGTTAGAGTTGCGGTAATTGTCAGTGGAGAAGATGAAGAACAATTTGAAGCAGGACAATATGGTGCATATAACTTTTTAATCGAAAAGTGGGATCAACTACAACAAAGTATTTTGAAGGCTATATTAGACTACTACAAACAGGAAAGATATGAACTTGGTTATGACGTTGAGCCTAACGAAACCTATCCCTTAATAGAGACAGCTACTCAGCTTCTTAAACAAATAACCTTAGTTGGAATTTTTGTGCCAGATAATGATCTGATCAATTTTTTTGATATCGGACTTACATTTGATTGCACATGGGATATGGAAAATGGGTTAGGTATTTGTCTTAAAAAAGGTGAAGTGACGCAAGTAGGTTACCAAGACGTCGTCCTCTAA